One Lacipirellulaceae bacterium DNA window includes the following coding sequences:
- a CDS encoding carboxypeptidase M32 has product MSANAQKLQKTYAKLCEHVQQTAMLSGVEELLQWDECTKMPPAAGPYRAEQVALVAGMLHGRRTDPQLGEWLAELVDSPLAADPHSDFGTNIRQIAKDYEKKTKLPQKLVEELSRTSVLSQQTWAEARKENDFDAFAPMLEKTFDLKRQEAAALGFEETPYDPLLDDYEPGESTANVAKVLGDLREAIVPLVQEIVGSDHQPDRKVLEQDFDISQQEKLGRHVAEKIGYDFNAGRLDTTVHPFCCTPGAGDVRICTRYSIDNFENALFSTIHEVGHALYEQGLVSEQHGLPTGSSVSLGIHESQSRMWENQVAFSRGFWQHFFPVTQQHFSEVLKGSNVEEFYAALNVVRPSLIRVDADEVTYNLHIFVRFELEQALLEEKLTIKDLPEAWNAKYEEYLGIKPPNNAEGVMQDVHWSAGLVGYFPTYSLGNLYAGQFFAKAEEDLGDLQTAFAKGEFTELLDWLRKHIHRAGQRYSPSQLVEHVTGKPLSHEPLLAQLRKKYGELYQL; this is encoded by the coding sequence ATGAGTGCCAACGCTCAGAAATTACAGAAAACTTACGCCAAGCTCTGCGAACACGTTCAGCAGACGGCAATGCTCTCAGGTGTCGAGGAGCTGTTGCAGTGGGACGAATGCACGAAGATGCCTCCCGCGGCTGGTCCCTATCGGGCGGAGCAAGTCGCACTGGTGGCGGGAATGTTGCACGGGCGGCGGACGGATCCTCAGTTGGGCGAGTGGCTGGCTGAGCTTGTCGATAGCCCTTTGGCGGCTGATCCGCACAGTGATTTTGGCACCAACATTCGCCAGATTGCTAAAGACTACGAAAAGAAAACCAAGCTGCCACAGAAGTTGGTCGAGGAGCTCTCCCGGACTAGCGTACTTAGTCAACAGACATGGGCGGAAGCTCGCAAAGAGAATGACTTTGACGCGTTCGCGCCGATGTTGGAGAAGACCTTTGACCTGAAGCGGCAAGAAGCGGCAGCACTTGGTTTCGAGGAGACGCCCTACGATCCGTTGCTTGATGACTACGAACCGGGCGAGTCGACGGCGAATGTCGCGAAGGTGCTGGGTGACCTGAGGGAAGCGATCGTCCCGCTAGTCCAGGAAATCGTCGGCAGCGACCATCAGCCGGATCGAAAAGTTCTCGAGCAGGACTTCGACATTTCGCAGCAAGAGAAGCTCGGTCGACATGTCGCTGAGAAAATCGGCTACGACTTCAACGCGGGCCGATTGGATACGACCGTTCATCCGTTTTGCTGCACGCCGGGGGCTGGCGATGTGCGGATTTGCACCCGTTATAGCATCGACAACTTTGAGAACGCGCTGTTCAGCACGATTCATGAAGTCGGGCACGCACTTTATGAGCAGGGACTCGTCAGCGAGCAACACGGTTTGCCGACGGGCTCGTCGGTTTCGCTTGGAATTCACGAATCGCAGTCGCGGATGTGGGAGAACCAAGTGGCGTTCAGCCGTGGTTTCTGGCAGCACTTTTTTCCTGTGACCCAGCAGCATTTTTCAGAGGTCCTCAAGGGAAGTAACGTCGAAGAGTTCTATGCCGCACTGAACGTGGTGCGACCTTCGTTGATTCGCGTTGATGCTGATGAGGTGACTTACAACCTTCACATCTTTGTGCGGTTCGAGTTGGAGCAGGCTTTGCTGGAAGAGAAGCTGACAATCAAGGACTTGCCAGAGGCTTGGAACGCCAAGTACGAAGAGTATCTGGGCATCAAGCCGCCGAACAATGCTGAAGGCGTCATGCAAGATGTGCATTGGAGTGCGGGGCTCGTGGGATACTTCCCGACTTACTCTTTGGGCAATCTTTACGCCGGGCAGTTTTTTGCGAAAGCTGAGGAGGATCTCGGCGACTTGCAAACAGCTTTCGCCAAGGGGGAGTTTACCGAGCTGCTCGATTGGTTGAGGAAGCACATCCACAGAGCAGGGCAACGGTATTCGCCGTCGCAGCTTGTGGAGCACGTGACAGGAAAGCCGTTGTCGCACGAGCCGTTGCTGGCTCAGCTTCGCAAGAAGTATGGGGAGCTGTATCAGTTGTAA
- a CDS encoding DUF1569 domain-containing protein: MFTATPVNTKEVKRRELDYASLDEVLAEAEQAAAQNASTQGNWSLAMIFDHLAKTIDCSLDGFGFKAPFFFRIAGPLMRKMFLGKPMPAGFQLSKEAAAVIGPSETETSAALDHLRTSIRRFQSSSEVAHHPFFGKMTYDEYDLLHRRHAGLHMSFINL, encoded by the coding sequence ATGTTCACGGCGACCCCAGTTAACACGAAGGAAGTCAAACGGCGTGAACTTGACTACGCTTCCCTCGACGAAGTCCTCGCCGAGGCAGAACAAGCCGCTGCTCAAAATGCCTCAACCCAAGGCAACTGGTCGCTGGCGATGATCTTTGATCACTTGGCGAAAACGATCGATTGCTCGCTCGACGGTTTCGGCTTCAAGGCTCCGTTCTTCTTTCGAATCGCCGGACCATTGATGAGAAAAATGTTTCTCGGCAAGCCGATGCCCGCTGGGTTTCAGCTTTCCAAAGAAGCTGCAGCCGTTATCGGCCCATCGGAAACTGAAACCTCGGCAGCACTCGATCACTTACGCACCTCGATTCGTCGTTTCCAGTCTTCGTCCGAGGTGGCACATCATCCATTCTTTGGCAAAATGACTTATGACGAGTACGACTTGCTCCACCGCCGCCATGCGGGCCTACACATGAGCTTTATCAATCTTTAA
- the bshB1 gene encoding bacillithiol biosynthesis deacetylase BshB1 translates to MLDLLVIAPHPDDAELGMGGAILKFKAEGKRVGVLDLTTGEPTPHGSLELRAAETAKATGILGLDWRENLGLPNRSLQATLEAREKLASVIREQRPRWLFAPYWVDAHPDHVAATQLVDDARFWAKLSKTDMPGEPFHPERIYNYYCVHLKMNPQPAFILDISDVWEQKLAAIAAYESQFITGRPTNPSFLDRLRDEAAYWGKSIGVDYGEPFTSREPIGLQSMSELV, encoded by the coding sequence ATGCTCGATCTACTTGTCATCGCCCCACACCCCGACGATGCCGAACTTGGCATGGGGGGTGCCATTCTGAAGTTCAAAGCCGAGGGAAAACGCGTCGGTGTCCTTGACCTTACCACCGGCGAGCCGACACCGCATGGCTCTTTGGAACTTCGTGCGGCAGAAACCGCCAAAGCGACTGGGATCCTCGGGCTCGACTGGCGCGAAAATCTAGGACTCCCGAATCGCAGCTTACAAGCGACCTTGGAAGCTCGTGAGAAGCTCGCCAGCGTCATCCGTGAGCAACGGCCGCGCTGGTTATTCGCCCCCTACTGGGTCGATGCCCACCCCGATCACGTTGCCGCGACGCAGCTCGTGGATGATGCCCGCTTCTGGGCAAAGCTCAGCAAGACTGACATGCCGGGCGAACCCTTTCATCCGGAGCGCATCTACAACTATTATTGTGTCCATCTTAAGATGAACCCGCAGCCCGCCTTCATCCTCGATATCAGCGACGTTTGGGAGCAGAAGCTCGCCGCGATTGCTGCTTACGAGAGCCAGTTCATCACGGGCCGTCCCACGAATCCCTCATTCCTTGATCGACTACGCGACGAAGCGGCCTACTGGGGAAAGTCGATCGGTGTCGACTACGGCGAGCCCTTCACGAGCCGCGAGCCGATTGGCTTACAATCGATGAGCGAACTTGTTTAG